The following proteins are co-located in the Apium graveolens cultivar Ventura chromosome 5, ASM990537v1, whole genome shotgun sequence genome:
- the LOC141659109 gene encoding universal stress protein PHOS32: MEAERRVGVAVDFSDCSKKALKWAVDNVARKGDHLILINIQAEGYYEGGEMQLWEATGSPFIPLSEFSDSNVMKKYGVKPDVETLDIVNTAAAQKEFLVLMKIYWGDAREKLCEAVDDIPLSCLVIGNRGLGKIKRAIMGSVSNHVVNNAHCPVTVVKDHHE; the protein is encoded by the exons ATGGAAGCAGAGAGGAGAGTGGGTGTGGCAGTTGACTTCTCAGATTGCAGCAAGAAAGCTCTGAAATGGGCTGTTGATAACGTTGCTCGCAAGGGGGATCATCTTATCTTGATCAATATTCAGGCTGAGGGTTATTATGAAGGCGGCGAGATGCAGCTCTGGGAAGCCACTGGTTCTC CTTTTATCCCTTTAAGTGAGTTTTCTGACTCAAATGTTATGAAGAAATATGGCGTGAAGCCTGATGTCGAAACATTAGATATAGTCAATACCGCAGCTGCTCAGAAAGAG TTTTTGGTATTGATGAAAATATACTGGGGAGATGCTAGGGAGAAGTTATGTGAAGCCGTGGATGATATCCCATTGAGCTGCCTTGTCATTGGAAACAGGGGGCTTGGCAAGATCAAAAG GGCTATCATGGGCAGCGTTAGCAACCATGTGGTTAATAATGCACATTGTCCTGTTACTGTTGTGAAAGACCATCACGAGTGA
- the LOC141661011 gene encoding uncharacterized protein LOC141661011, giving the protein MHQKPNLNINQAQLDHCMLETPSQAKKNQHKRLVTVHIPEPEQIGVKRPVSDNNDSIRTPRANDGSSASSKRNLFEAFNNAAEIHIEHMLDYEQYISDDNADDSDAEAHRGEYLSDDEEDNNQYFPDLWTGYMDLRPPSKVCQKYNARMWNEERNNKSSKNNIPTFIMCCKDGQVKLPAEKCPPPFLASLLSGGENFYHFRLNIRTYNSLFQFTSIGGKIDHKINNGGGPYCFKLNDQNYHLIGSLKPKDGQPAKFCQLYVYDTKNEIENRMNAVLGSEVLDPDIIEGLLKMLNENNQLAEGYHYARDRINLGETDNFSLLLVSSKSASGRKNQVGPSNEAAALVVGDSDDTCPFRDIVVQTKQMYLKRIYVTCKHFKQLQYPLLFPYDDGFHLDIPLHNKKPKVPDENVSDLHPDETQHRTTVTMREYYAYKLMIPLEEGNFSHCMNLHLGGRLWQQFVVDAFAAVEQYRLDWIRAHQNIIMSDLYKSIRDLVSKGDTNPSTKGKNVILPATHTGSQRFMIQYFKDSLAIYHTIGHPSLFLTMMCNTQWPEIKSMMKIFPGVDVADKPDVTARVFKFNAHTFFDDCGFPVYRRRRTGLTVTKKGVELDNQYVVPYNRDLLVRFHCHINLEVCNSSRSLKYLFKYCLKGHDTATMILRKKQQGNEENTSSSKPKSNDEIKNFLDGRYICASEAAWRLLGFDIHHRFPTVERLPVHLEGENSVSFKQHENLQDVAEKAKKRFSKLEGWFQANKNIPEARQFTYHQFPHNFTWKQDQNRWKIRERGTVFGRLSDVHASSGETFYLRMILMHIKGATSFKDLVTVNGIVYNTYKEACDALGLLKDDKQWDVAMTENFNHAMLFQLRQLFVFILSNNQVADPLKLWQHHWKAMTDDVLYSRHKFFGNVNLQLSESDIQNITLIG; this is encoded by the exons ATGCATCAGAAGCCAAATTTGAACATAAATCAGGCTCAACTTGATCATTGTATGCTGGAAACTCCTTCACAAGCTAAAAAAAATCAGCATAAGAGACTTGTAACAGTTCATATTCCAGAGCCTGAGCAAATTGGTGTCAAAAGGCCAG TTTCAGATAACAATGATTCAATAAGAACGCCTAGAGCAAATGACGGTTCTTCTGCGTCTAGTAAAAGGAATTTGTTTGAAGCATTCAACAACGCTGCTGAGATACACATTGAACACATGCTGGACTATGAGCAATATATTTCTG ATGATAATGCAGATGACTCAGACGCTGAAG CTCATAGAGGTGAGTATTTatctgatgatgaagaagacaATAATCAATATTTCCCAG ATTTATGGACGGGATACATGGACCTCAGGCCTCCATCTAAGGTATGTCAGAAGTATAACGCACGAATGTGGAATGAAGAACGGAACAATAAATCATCGAAGAATAACATACCAACTTTTATAATGTGTTGCAAAGATGGTCAAGTTAAGCTTCCTGCTGAAAAATGTCCTCCTCCCTTCCTTGCTTCTTTGTTATCTGGAGGTGAAAATTTTTACCACTTCAGGCTCAACATAAGAACATATAATTCCCTATTTCAGTTCACCTCAATTGGTGGCAAAATAGACCACAAAATTAACAATGGAGGAGGGCCTTACTGTTTTAAACTTAATGACCAAAACTATCATCTAATTGGAAGCCTCAAACCCAAGGATGGTCAACCAGCAAAATTCTGCCAACTGTATGTGTATGACACTAAAAATGAAATAGAAAATCGCATGAATGCAGTACTTGGCTCAGAAGTGCTTGATCCAGATATTATAGAAGGGTTGTTAAAGATGCTTAACGAAAATAATCAATTGGCAGAAGGTTATCATTATGCGCGTGATCGTATTAATCTTGGTGAAACAGACAACTTTAGTTTGCTTTTGGTTTCATCTAAGTCAGCCTCTGGCAGGAAAAACCAGGTTGGACCTTCAAATGAGGCGGCAGCCTTGGTAGTTGGAGATAGCGATGATACTTGCCCATTTAGAGATATTGTCGTTCAAACAAAGCAGATGTATCTGAAAAGAATATATGTAACCTGCAAGCACTTTAAGCAGCTTCAATATCCGTTGCTTTTTCCTTATGATGATGGTTTTCATCTAGATATTCCCCTTCACAACAAGAAGCCTAAAGTGCCGGATGAGAATGTAAGTGATCTACATCCAGATGAGACTCAGCACAGAACTACTGTCACAATGCGAGAATATTATGCTTATAAGTTAATGATACCCCTAGAAGAAGGGAATTTTAGCCACT GCATGAATCTTCATCTTGGCGGTCGTTTATGGCAACAATTTGTGGTAGATGCCTTTGCAGCAGTTGAGCAATATAGACTGGACTGGATTCGAGCTCATCAGAATATAATAATGTCTGATCTTTATAAATCTATTCGTGATTTGGTATCAAAAGGTGATACAAACCCATCTACAAAAGGCAAGAATGTCATCCTTCCTGCAACTCACACTGGTTCGCAAAGATTTATGATTCAATACTTCAAAGATTCATTAGCTATTTATCATACCATCGGTCATCCATCCCTATTTTTGACAATGATGTGTAATACACAATGGCCTGAGATTAAGAGTATGATGAAAATTTTCCCTGGAGTAGATGTTGCTGACAAACCTGATGTGACAGCAAGAGTTTTCAA GTTTAATGCTCACACATTTTTTGACGATTGTGGCTTTCCTGTATATCGTAGACGACGCACAGGATTAACTGTGACAAAGAAAGGAGTGGAACTTGATAACCAATATGTGGTTCCTTATAATAGGGATTTATTAGTCCGTTTCCACTGTCATATTAATTTGGAGGTTTGTAACAGTTCGCGATCTTTGAAGTATTTATTTAAATATTGCTTGAAAGGTCACGATACGGCTACCATGATTCTGAGGAAAAAACAACAAGGAAATGAAGAAAACACTTCATCTTCAAAACCAAAGTCAAATGATGAAATAAAAAATTTCCTTGATGGTCGTTACATATGTGCTTCGGAAGCTGCCTGGCGTCTTTTAGGATTTGACATACATCATCGTTTTCCTACTGTTGAGCGTTTGCCAGTGCATTTGGAAGGCGAAAATAGTGTGTCTTTTAAGCAACATGAAAATCTTCAAGATGTTGCGGAGAAGGCTAAAAAGAGATTTAGCAAATTGGAAGGATGGTTTCAGGCAAATAAAAACATACCAGAGGCAAGACAATTTACATATCATCAGTTTCCTCATAATTTTACTTGGAAACAGGATCAAAACAGGTGGAAGATTCGTGAACGTGGTACAGTTTTTGGGCGTTTATCTGATGTTCATGCATCTTCTGGAGAAACATTTTATCTGCGTATGATTTTGATGCACATTAAAGGAGCAACATCTTTCAAAGACCTCGTAACTGTTAATGGCATTGTGTATAATACATACAAAGAGGCATGTGATGCTCTTGGCCTATTAAAGGATGACAAACAATGGGATGTAGCCATGACTGAAAATTTCAATCATGCTATGCTCTTTCAGCTGAGACAATTGTTTGTATTCATATTATCTAATAATCAGGTGGCAGATCCTTTGAAACTATGGCAACATCATTGGAAAGCAATGACAGATGATGTTCTCTACTCAAGGCATAAATTTTTTGGAAACGTTAATCTCCAGCTAAGTGAATCAGATATCCAGAACATAACTCTAATAG GCTAG